The Gemmatimonadota bacterium genome has a segment encoding these proteins:
- a CDS encoding UMP kinase, whose protein sequence is MAIAYRRALLKLSGEALAGGKGGGLDYQVVEALAEEIKKVHALGVHLGVVVGGGNIIRGAMASREGLDRVSADYMGMLATVINALALQNVLEGLGVETRVMTAIRMESLAEPYIRRRMMRHFEKGRLVIFAGGTGNPYFSTDTAAVLRALEMEAEVVLKATNVDGVYTADPRTDPAATLLPEITFQDALVNGYAVMDANAFGLCQANALPIVVLNINQPDTILRVLHGDRVGTLVR, encoded by the coding sequence ATGGCCATCGCCTACCGCCGGGCCCTGTTGAAGCTCTCCGGTGAGGCGTTGGCTGGAGGGAAGGGGGGTGGCCTCGACTATCAGGTGGTCGAGGCACTCGCCGAGGAAATCAAGAAGGTGCACGCCCTGGGTGTGCACCTCGGGGTCGTGGTGGGGGGCGGCAACATCATCCGCGGTGCGATGGCGAGCCGCGAAGGCCTCGACCGCGTCTCGGCCGACTACATGGGCATGCTCGCGACCGTGATCAACGCCCTCGCGCTGCAGAATGTCCTCGAGGGGCTGGGCGTCGAGACGCGCGTGATGACTGCCATCCGCATGGAATCCCTCGCGGAGCCCTACATCCGCCGCCGGATGATGCGACACTTCGAGAAGGGCCGGCTGGTGATCTTCGCCGGCGGCACCGGCAATCCGTATTTCTCGACCGACACCGCGGCCGTGCTGCGCGCGCTCGAGATGGAAGCCGAGGTCGTGCTGAAGGCGACCAACGTGGACGGCGTCTACACCGCCGATCCGCGCACCGATCCGGCGGCGACGCTGCTCCCGGAGATCACCTTCCAGGATGCGCTGGTCAACGGCTACGCCGTGATGGACGCCAACGCGTTCGGTCTCTGCCAGGCGAACGCGCTGCCGATCGTCGTCCTCAACATCAATCAGCCCGACACCATCCTGCGCGTGCTGCATGGTGACCGGGTCGGGACACTCGTCCGATGA
- the frr gene encoding ribosome recycling factor, which translates to MTSQDIVKAAREGMQKAVENTRRELSGIRSGKATTNLLDTVRVEAYGSTVPLNQVAMVTAPEPRMLVVQPFDKSLAIVIDKAIRDANLGLNPQSQGQMIRVPLPMLSEERRKELVKICARLTEEGRVSVRQARTDAMTKIKKLEKVPEDEKTRAEKDVQKHTDEASKQVDELLKAKEAEILAV; encoded by the coding sequence ATGACCAGCCAGGATATCGTCAAGGCCGCTCGCGAAGGGATGCAGAAGGCGGTCGAGAACACTCGTCGCGAGCTCAGCGGCATCCGCTCCGGCAAGGCGACCACGAACCTGCTCGACACGGTGCGCGTCGAGGCCTATGGCTCCACGGTGCCGCTCAATCAGGTCGCGATGGTCACCGCGCCCGAGCCGCGGATGCTGGTGGTCCAGCCGTTCGACAAGAGCCTCGCGATCGTCATCGACAAGGCGATCCGCGATGCCAACCTCGGCCTCAATCCCCAGAGCCAGGGCCAGATGATCCGGGTCCCGCTCCCGATGCTCTCCGAGGAGCGTCGCAAGGAGCTCGTGAAGATCTGTGCTCGCCTCACCGAGGAGGGCCGCGTCTCCGTGCGCCAGGCGCGGACCGACGCGATGACCAAGATCAAGAAGCTCGAGAAGGTCCCCGAGGACGAGAAGACGCGCGCCGAGAAGGACGTGCAGAAGCACACGGACGAGGCGAGCAAGCAGGTCGACGAACTGCTCAAGGCGAAGGAAGCCGAGATCCTCGCAGTGTGA
- the rpsB gene encoding 30S ribosomal protein S2 has protein sequence MATPTLQELLEAGTHFGHQTRRWNPKMRKFIFAERSGIYLIDLQKTLKQLTTAAELLKSVALRGENVLFVCTKRQLKAVVEAEARNAGAHWVNERWLGGTLTNFQTIKKQIRRLRDLEQGAAEGDFENYTKKEQLLFSREREKLSRNLEGIKMMNRLPGALFIVDAKKEKIAIQEANRLGIPVVAIVDTNADPDPITVPIPGNDDAIRSVSLITGALCDALREARAQMPVRGDGSASDDEGETFSAGEGDGASDDDRKRRRPRRKRKARPEAIAARLKQDPAAPSEGGDAGA, from the coding sequence GTGGCGACACCCACCCTGCAGGAACTGCTCGAGGCCGGCACCCACTTCGGCCACCAGACCCGTCGCTGGAATCCGAAGATGCGCAAGTTCATCTTCGCCGAGCGCTCGGGCATCTACCTGATCGACCTCCAGAAGACGCTGAAGCAGCTCACCACCGCCGCGGAGCTCCTCAAGAGTGTCGCGCTGCGTGGCGAGAACGTGCTCTTCGTCTGCACCAAGCGCCAGCTCAAGGCGGTGGTCGAGGCCGAGGCCCGCAATGCCGGGGCGCACTGGGTCAACGAGCGGTGGCTCGGTGGCACGCTGACGAACTTCCAGACCATCAAGAAGCAGATCCGTCGCCTCCGTGACCTCGAGCAGGGTGCCGCCGAGGGCGACTTCGAGAACTACACGAAGAAGGAGCAGCTGCTGTTCTCGCGTGAGCGCGAGAAGCTCTCCCGCAACCTCGAAGGGATCAAGATGATGAACCGCCTCCCGGGCGCACTGTTCATCGTCGACGCGAAGAAGGAGAAGATCGCGATCCAGGAGGCCAACCGCCTCGGGATTCCGGTCGTGGCGATCGTCGACACCAACGCCGATCCCGATCCGATCACCGTGCCGATTCCGGGCAACGACGACGCGATCCGCTCGGTCTCGCTGATCACCGGCGCGCTGTGCGATGCGCTGCGTGAGGCGCGGGCCCAGATGCCGGTGCGCGGCGACGGCTCGGCGTCGGATGACGAGGGCGAGACCTTCTCGGCCGGCGAAGGCGACGGCGCGTCGGATGACGATCGCAAGCGCCGGCGCCCGCGCCGCAAGCGCAAGGCGCGTCCGGAGGCGATTGCCGCCCGGCTCAAGCAGGATCCCGCGGCTCCTTCCGAGGGCGGCGACGCAGGCGCCTGA
- a CDS encoding elongation factor Ts, protein MSSMTISTKDISELRARTGAGMMDCKKALEEANGDMALASELLRKKGIAKAEKRAGRDASQGLVVIDTAADGSIGAMVELNCETDFVARNEDFLALAKKLAAHALATSPVGVTLDGFLAEAMDGTTIEEVVKLASGKTGEAVSVKRVAKFGGAVGEYRHFNGQVGVLVEVAGVTGDAALALAREVALHIASADPIAVSTTDIPVELLDRERRIAEEQVAAEGKPEAIRGKIVEGKVKKFAADRALLEQAFIKDESVTVGAMVARLPGASVVRFARFKVGEAV, encoded by the coding sequence ATGAGCTCCATGACGATCAGCACCAAGGATATTTCGGAACTGCGCGCCCGTACCGGCGCCGGGATGATGGATTGCAAGAAGGCCCTCGAGGAAGCCAATGGCGACATGGCGCTCGCCTCGGAGTTGCTCCGCAAGAAGGGCATCGCGAAGGCCGAGAAGCGGGCCGGGCGTGACGCGTCGCAGGGGCTGGTCGTGATCGACACGGCCGCGGACGGGTCGATCGGGGCGATGGTCGAGCTCAACTGCGAGACCGATTTCGTGGCGCGCAACGAGGACTTCCTCGCCCTCGCCAAGAAGCTTGCCGCGCACGCGTTGGCGACGTCACCGGTCGGCGTCACGCTGGATGGCTTCCTCGCCGAGGCGATGGACGGCACCACGATCGAAGAAGTCGTCAAGCTCGCCTCCGGCAAGACCGGGGAAGCGGTCTCGGTCAAGCGGGTGGCGAAGTTCGGCGGCGCGGTCGGCGAGTATCGTCACTTCAACGGCCAGGTCGGCGTGCTGGTCGAAGTCGCCGGCGTCACCGGCGATGCCGCCCTCGCGCTCGCGCGTGAAGTGGCGCTGCACATCGCCTCGGCCGACCCGATCGCCGTCAGCACCACCGACATTCCGGTCGAGCTGCTCGACCGCGAGCGCCGGATTGCGGAAGAGCAGGTGGCCGCCGAAGGGAAGCCCGAAGCCATCCGCGGCAAGATCGTCGAGGGCAAGGTGAAGAAGTTCGCGGCCGATCGCGCGCTCCTCGAGCAGGCCTTCATCAAGGATGAGTCCGTCACGGTCGGTGCGATGGTCGCCCGTCTCCCCGGCGCGTCCGTGGTCCGCTTCGCCCGCTTCAAGGTCGGCGAGGCCGTCTGA